A genomic stretch from Numida meleagris isolate 19003 breed g44 Domestic line chromosome 2, NumMel1.0, whole genome shotgun sequence includes:
- the LOC110394125 gene encoding uncharacterized protein LOC110394125 isoform X2: MCTMSARMQDAPESGELGESKVSPYAAPATRQGVLGVCLCPLLLGQGWAVAACWDHCTCNTRFPSTASSNAPQPAGQAQSRTLGTALGDTWPCQVLTAFVLSSSACMLCGQIDADPSICGPKHMDFGICAHAFCAMFSTSLLQKARILNRIVVLHPEDIRHTIQQAEQKCCFICGKRGASITCAEIGCERSFHLPCTLEGECVSQHFGKYSSFCQEHSPQQAVEAAPEQDTSCIICLEPVEDKKSYSTMVCPACKHAWFHRACIQVGGLLSPCRHGSTRPCSHSCCVYLCCRDRQRAQALTVSSALSAETKTNLNQKCSSWGSESQSGWCPACSQDTRPQELCSPRECRSRPSPLLPVSVGLIFTKKLEMRSGWKSRDALGQPSARGSGGSLYSLPSLAENQRGRTTTPTQHWETGTGAAMSASASIHEAGSRQKERDPGSCSCAAPVQQKAPTDTAPI, translated from the exons ATGTGCACCATGTCCGCAAGGATGCAGGATGCCCCAGAATCAGGAGAGCTGGGTGAGAGCAAAGTATCCCCATATGCAGCCCCTGCCACCAGGCAGGGGGTGCTAGGGGTGTGTCTGTGTCCTCTGCTCCTTGGCCAGGGTtgggctgtggctgcctgctgggacCACTGCACCTGCAATACCCGCTTCCCCTCTACAGCCTCCAGCAATGCCCCtcagccagcagggcaggcacagagcaggaccCTGGGGACAGCCCTTGGGGACACCTGGCCCTGCCAGGTGCTCACTGCATTTGTTCTCTCCTCTTCAGCATGTATGCTGTGTGGACAGATAGATGCTGACCCAAGCATCTGTGGGCCCAAACACATGGACTTTGGGATCTGTGCCCATGCATTCTGCGCG ATGTTTTCCACCAGCCTCCTTCAAAAAGCAAGAATACTGAATAGAATCGTAGTGCTGCACCCTGAAGACATCAGACACACAATCCAGCAGGCAGAACAGAAG TGCTGCTTCATTTGTGGCAAGAGGGGGGCTTCCATCACTTGCGCAGAAATAGGCTGTGAACGCAGCTTCCATCTCCCCTGCACCCTGGAGGGCGAATGTGTCAGCCAGCACTTTGGAAAGTACAG TTCCTTCTGTCAAGAGCACAGCCCTCAGCAAGCAGTGGAAGCAGCTCCAGAGCAGGACACCAGTTGCATCATCTGCTTGGAGCCTGTGGAGGACAAGAAGTCCTATAGCACCATGGTGTGTCCAGCCTGCAAACATGCATGGTTCCATCGGGCCTGCATCCAGGTAGGAGGACTCCTCTCACCTTGCAGGCATGGCAGCACCAGGCCCTGCTCACACTCATGCTGCGTGTATttgtgctgcagggacaggcaACGTGCACAGGCATTAACTGTTTCCAGTGCCCTCTCTGcagagacaaaaacaaatttaaatcaGAAATGTTCATCATGGGGATCCGAATCCCAGTCAGGTTGGTGTCCTGCCTGCTCTCAAGACACGAGGCCACAAGAGCTGTGCTCACCCAGGGAATGCCGCAGCAGGCCTAGCCCTTTGCTGCCTGTGAGTGTTGGCCTCATCTTCACAAAGAAGCTGGAAATGAGGTCGGGGTGGAAGAGTAGGGATGCCTTAGGTCAGCCTTCAGCCAGGGGCAGTGGGGGCTCATTGTATTCCCTCCCTTCACTGGCAGAGAACCAACGTGGGAGGACAACAACGCCTACGCAGCACTGGGAGACAGGCACAGGCGCTGCGATGTCAGCAAGTGCCTCTATCCAcgaggcagggagcaggcagaagGAGAGGG ACCctggcagctgctcctgtgCAGCTCCTGTGCAGCAGAAGGCACCCACCGACACTGCTCCTATTTGA
- the LOC110394125 gene encoding uncharacterized protein LOC110394125 isoform X1, with the protein MVPSGLHPGRRTPLTLQAWQHQALLTLMLRVFVLQGQATCTGINCFQCPLCRDKNKFKSEMFIMGIRIPVREPTWEDNNAYAALGDRHRRCDVSKCLYPRGREQAEGEGPWQLLLCSSCAAEGTHRHCSYLSNTTDTWECNTCASVGNASSDTLDSTASQQGLGPSHGSVAPESSISSQAALGPAHSSGVPEGSSQSSQPRTDQRTIHFRLHQDENIYNQLHGHHESSCAAALWGAAERWTQISASQGASGSSRDSPAVGSHRSRQGAGARTRSRSPLQSQAPDSQS; encoded by the exons ATGGTTCCATCGGGCCTGCATCCAGGTAGGAGGACTCCTCTCACCTTGCAGGCATGGCAGCACCAGGCCCTGCTCACACTCATGCTGCGTGTATttgtgctgcagggacaggcaACGTGCACAGGCATTAACTGTTTCCAGTGCCCTCTCTGcagagacaaaaacaaatttaaatcaGAAATGTTCATCATGGGGATCCGAATCCCAGTCAG AGAACCAACGTGGGAGGACAACAACGCCTACGCAGCACTGGGAGACAGGCACAGGCGCTGCGATGTCAGCAAGTGCCTCTATCCAcgaggcagggagcaggcagaagGAGAGGG ACCctggcagctgctcctgtgCAGCTCCTGTGCAGCAGAAGGCACCCACCGACACTGCTCCTATTTGAGCAACACCACAGACACCTGGGAGTGCAACACCTGTGCCAGCGTGGGCAATG CTTCCAGTGACACCTTGGACAGCACTGCCAGTCAGCAGGGACTGGGGCCATCCCATGGCTCTGTAGCACCTGAGAGCAGCATCTCCAgccaggcagcactggggccaGCTCACAGTTCTGGGGTGCCTGAGGGCAGCAGCCAGTCCAGCCAGCCCAGGACAGACCAAAGAACAATCCACTTTCGTTTACATCAGGATGAAAATATCTATAACCAGCTCCACGGACACCatgagagcagctgtgctgcagccctaTGGGGTGCTGCTGAGAGATGGACGCAGATATCTGCCAGCCAGGGGGCATCAGGATCCTCAAGAGATTCCCCAGCAGTTGGCAGCCACAGGTCCAGACAGGGAGCAGGGGCCCGGACCCGAAGCCGCTCCCCATTACAATCTCAGGCCCCAGATTCCCAAAGCTGA
- the LOC110394125 gene encoding uncharacterized protein LOC110394125 isoform X4, protein MCTMSARMQDAPESGELACMLCGQIDADPSICGPKHMDFGICAHAFCAMFSTSLLQKARILNRIVVLHPEDIRHTIQQAEQKCCFICGKRGASITCAEIGCERSFHLPCTLEGECVSQHFGKYSSFCQEHSPQQAVEAAPEQDTSCIICLEPVEDKKSYSTMVCPACKHAWFHRACIQVGGLLSPCRHGSTRPCSHSCCVYLCCRDRQRAQALTVSSALSAETKTNLNQKCSSWGSESQSGWCPACSQDTRPQELCSPRECRSRPSPLLPVSVGLIFTKKLEMRSGWKSRDALGQPSARGSGGSLYSLPSLAENQRGRTTTPTQHWETGTGAAMSASASIHEAGSRQKERDPGSCSCAAPVQQKAPTDTAPI, encoded by the exons ATGTGCACCATGTCCGCAAGGATGCAGGATGCCCCAGAATCAGGAGAGCTGG CATGTATGCTGTGTGGACAGATAGATGCTGACCCAAGCATCTGTGGGCCCAAACACATGGACTTTGGGATCTGTGCCCATGCATTCTGCGCG ATGTTTTCCACCAGCCTCCTTCAAAAAGCAAGAATACTGAATAGAATCGTAGTGCTGCACCCTGAAGACATCAGACACACAATCCAGCAGGCAGAACAGAAG TGCTGCTTCATTTGTGGCAAGAGGGGGGCTTCCATCACTTGCGCAGAAATAGGCTGTGAACGCAGCTTCCATCTCCCCTGCACCCTGGAGGGCGAATGTGTCAGCCAGCACTTTGGAAAGTACAG TTCCTTCTGTCAAGAGCACAGCCCTCAGCAAGCAGTGGAAGCAGCTCCAGAGCAGGACACCAGTTGCATCATCTGCTTGGAGCCTGTGGAGGACAAGAAGTCCTATAGCACCATGGTGTGTCCAGCCTGCAAACATGCATGGTTCCATCGGGCCTGCATCCAGGTAGGAGGACTCCTCTCACCTTGCAGGCATGGCAGCACCAGGCCCTGCTCACACTCATGCTGCGTGTATttgtgctgcagggacaggcaACGTGCACAGGCATTAACTGTTTCCAGTGCCCTCTCTGcagagacaaaaacaaatttaaatcaGAAATGTTCATCATGGGGATCCGAATCCCAGTCAGGTTGGTGTCCTGCCTGCTCTCAAGACACGAGGCCACAAGAGCTGTGCTCACCCAGGGAATGCCGCAGCAGGCCTAGCCCTTTGCTGCCTGTGAGTGTTGGCCTCATCTTCACAAAGAAGCTGGAAATGAGGTCGGGGTGGAAGAGTAGGGATGCCTTAGGTCAGCCTTCAGCCAGGGGCAGTGGGGGCTCATTGTATTCCCTCCCTTCACTGGCAGAGAACCAACGTGGGAGGACAACAACGCCTACGCAGCACTGGGAGACAGGCACAGGCGCTGCGATGTCAGCAAGTGCCTCTATCCAcgaggcagggagcaggcagaagGAGAGGG ACCctggcagctgctcctgtgCAGCTCCTGTGCAGCAGAAGGCACCCACCGACACTGCTCCTATTTGA
- the LOC110394125 gene encoding uncharacterized protein LOC110394125 isoform X3, translating into MCTMSARMQDAPESGELGESKVSPYAAPATRQGVLGVCLCPLLLGQGWAVAACWDHCTCNTRFPSTASSNAPQPAGQAQSRTLGTALGDTWPCQVLTAFVLSSSACMLCGQIDADPSICGPKHMDFGICAHAFCAMFSTSLLQKARILNRIVVLHPEDIRHTIQQAEQKCCFICGKRGASITCAEIGCERSFHLPCTLEGECVSQHFGKYSSFCQEHSPQQAVEAAPEQDTSCIICLEPVEDKKSYSTMVCPACKHAWFHRACIQVGGLLSPCRHGSTRPCSHSCCVYLCCRDRQRAQALTVSSALSAETKTNLNQKCSSWGSESQSENQRGRTTTPTQHWETGTGAAMSASASIHEAGSRQKERDPGSCSCAAPVQQKAPTDTAPI; encoded by the exons ATGTGCACCATGTCCGCAAGGATGCAGGATGCCCCAGAATCAGGAGAGCTGGGTGAGAGCAAAGTATCCCCATATGCAGCCCCTGCCACCAGGCAGGGGGTGCTAGGGGTGTGTCTGTGTCCTCTGCTCCTTGGCCAGGGTtgggctgtggctgcctgctgggacCACTGCACCTGCAATACCCGCTTCCCCTCTACAGCCTCCAGCAATGCCCCtcagccagcagggcaggcacagagcaggaccCTGGGGACAGCCCTTGGGGACACCTGGCCCTGCCAGGTGCTCACTGCATTTGTTCTCTCCTCTTCAGCATGTATGCTGTGTGGACAGATAGATGCTGACCCAAGCATCTGTGGGCCCAAACACATGGACTTTGGGATCTGTGCCCATGCATTCTGCGCG ATGTTTTCCACCAGCCTCCTTCAAAAAGCAAGAATACTGAATAGAATCGTAGTGCTGCACCCTGAAGACATCAGACACACAATCCAGCAGGCAGAACAGAAG TGCTGCTTCATTTGTGGCAAGAGGGGGGCTTCCATCACTTGCGCAGAAATAGGCTGTGAACGCAGCTTCCATCTCCCCTGCACCCTGGAGGGCGAATGTGTCAGCCAGCACTTTGGAAAGTACAG TTCCTTCTGTCAAGAGCACAGCCCTCAGCAAGCAGTGGAAGCAGCTCCAGAGCAGGACACCAGTTGCATCATCTGCTTGGAGCCTGTGGAGGACAAGAAGTCCTATAGCACCATGGTGTGTCCAGCCTGCAAACATGCATGGTTCCATCGGGCCTGCATCCAGGTAGGAGGACTCCTCTCACCTTGCAGGCATGGCAGCACCAGGCCCTGCTCACACTCATGCTGCGTGTATttgtgctgcagggacaggcaACGTGCACAGGCATTAACTGTTTCCAGTGCCCTCTCTGcagagacaaaaacaaatttaaatcaGAAATGTTCATCATGGGGATCCGAATCCCAGTCAG AGAACCAACGTGGGAGGACAACAACGCCTACGCAGCACTGGGAGACAGGCACAGGCGCTGCGATGTCAGCAAGTGCCTCTATCCAcgaggcagggagcaggcagaagGAGAGGG ACCctggcagctgctcctgtgCAGCTCCTGTGCAGCAGAAGGCACCCACCGACACTGCTCCTATTTGA